In the genome of Solibacillus silvestris, one region contains:
- a CDS encoding spore gernimation protein GerQ has product MQDYLDPINSVGMPELTDSGVALEFLLTTKTGIRNLSIALTETASPALQKIMRTQLDVMIDLYFEISDLMQKKEWLKPFNLEGQKELDIKSAENAISIAQLELFPKSMNRKGMFPTPPKN; this is encoded by the coding sequence ATGCAAGACTATTTAGATCCTATAAATTCAGTTGGAATGCCTGAACTAACTGATTCGGGAGTTGCTCTTGAGTTTTTACTTACTACCAAAACGGGTATTCGAAATCTTTCAATCGCCTTAACCGAAACAGCTTCCCCTGCACTTCAAAAAATCATGAGAACTCAGCTAGATGTCATGATTGATTTATATTTTGAGATTTCTGATCTAATGCAAAAAAAAGAATGGCTGAAGCCCTTTAATCTTGAAGGTCAAAAAGAACTGGATATTAAATCTGCAGAAAATGCGATTAGTATTGCACAGTTGGAATTATTCCCTAAGAGCATGAATCGTAAAGGAATGTTCCCTACCCCACCAAAAAATTAA
- a CDS encoding spore coat protein — MLEKKLALHETMEFHEVINFMTTSLLKSKLSQGVVFDDDLRALLDKNVKLSTPALTAMVKLYSKSELEY; from the coding sequence GTGTTAGAGAAAAAATTAGCACTACATGAAACAATGGAATTTCATGAAGTCATAAACTTTATGACAACTAGTTTACTCAAATCGAAGCTGAGTCAAGGGGTTGTCTTTGATGATGATTTAAGAGCCTTATTAGACAAAAATGTTAAATTATCTACGCCAGCACTCACTGCCATGGTTAAGCTTTACTCTAAATCAGAATTAGAATATTAG
- a CDS encoding spore gernimation protein KB yields the protein MFSFFKGKSEMKNSKNQQGNSPTESTDKSSNNIDTSLSVNVEIIKKRTGNSSDIVIRPVKLGKFPKVKTKIVYIKGLVDNQTVNDFLIEAMIDIPASQEQNTQQEVIDLIAEDVVAVGEIKKSRDWDELFTELISGNTIIFIEGNNAALSVSTQGGERRSIQESTTNVSIRGSKEAFTESIETNIALVRRIINTPDLWIETMKIGKMTKTDVSIMYINGIAKNEIIEEVRKRLKRIDIDGVLESGFIEQLIEDQTNTTFPTIHHTDRPDGVAGNLLEGRIAIFVNGTPFVLMVPALFIDFFQSVEDYYERFDISTAIRLLRTIIFFISLVGPAVYIAATTFHQEMIPTKLAVIVAAQRESVPFPAFVEALIMEITFEILREAGLRMPKAIGSTISIVGALVIGQAAIQAGIVSPVMVIVVSITAIASFATPSYAVAISARLVRFMFMVSAATFGFYGMILAFIILVVHLSSLRSFGVPYMTPLAPFIKEEVGDTIVRRQLWDYKKRPKLISGRNKVRQGENQKPHPPEPRTMNNFDYEKGE from the coding sequence ATGTTTTCATTTTTTAAAGGGAAAAGTGAAATGAAGAATAGTAAAAATCAGCAGGGAAATAGCCCTACTGAATCTACTGATAAATCGTCGAATAACATCGATACCTCATTGTCAGTGAATGTGGAAATCATTAAAAAAAGAACAGGAAATAGTTCAGATATTGTAATCAGACCGGTTAAACTGGGGAAATTCCCTAAGGTTAAAACGAAAATTGTGTATATTAAAGGGCTGGTAGATAATCAAACTGTTAACGACTTCCTAATAGAAGCGATGATAGATATTCCTGCATCCCAAGAACAGAATACTCAACAGGAGGTAATCGATTTGATTGCCGAAGATGTTGTAGCTGTCGGTGAGATAAAAAAATCAAGGGACTGGGACGAACTATTTACAGAATTGATATCAGGAAATACGATTATATTTATCGAGGGCAATAATGCAGCTCTAAGTGTCAGTACTCAAGGTGGGGAAAGACGTTCCATTCAAGAATCGACTACCAATGTCTCTATTCGGGGGTCGAAAGAAGCGTTTACTGAATCAATTGAGACGAATATCGCTCTGGTACGTCGGATTATCAATACGCCAGATTTGTGGATTGAAACTATGAAAATTGGCAAAATGACGAAAACAGATGTTTCCATCATGTATATAAATGGCATAGCAAAGAATGAAATCATCGAAGAAGTACGCAAACGTTTAAAAAGAATAGACATCGATGGCGTTCTGGAATCCGGATTTATAGAACAGCTGATTGAAGATCAGACAAATACCACATTCCCAACTATACATCATACAGATAGGCCAGATGGAGTGGCAGGTAATCTTCTTGAAGGGAGGATTGCCATTTTCGTAAATGGGACTCCTTTTGTGCTGATGGTACCAGCCTTATTTATTGACTTTTTTCAATCGGTTGAGGATTACTATGAACGTTTTGATATCTCAACAGCCATTCGTTTATTGCGTACCATCATCTTCTTTATATCCCTGGTTGGACCTGCAGTTTACATCGCTGCGACTACCTTTCACCAGGAGATGATTCCAACAAAACTAGCCGTCATTGTTGCCGCTCAGCGAGAATCTGTTCCTTTTCCTGCATTTGTCGAGGCGCTCATCATGGAAATTACATTTGAAATTTTAAGAGAAGCAGGTTTAAGAATGCCAAAAGCGATAGGTTCTACGATTTCCATCGTGGGTGCGCTTGTCATTGGGCAAGCAGCGATTCAGGCAGGCATTGTTTCACCAGTTATGGTCATTGTCGTCTCTATTACTGCGATTGCAAGTTTTGCAACACCTTCCTATGCGGTTGCGATATCTGCACGTTTGGTTAGATTTATGTTTATGGTCAGCGCAGCAACGTTCGGTTTTTACGGAATGATTCTGGCGTTTATCATCCTTGTCGTCCACTTATCCAGCTTACGTTCATTTGGTGTTCCATATATGACACCCCTTGCACCATTCATTAAAGAAGAAGTTGGGGATACCATTGTACGAAGACAACTTTGGGATTACAAGAAAAGACCAAAGTTAATCAGTGGCAGAAATAAAGTCCGGCAAGGGGAAAATCAGAAACCACACCCTCCAGAACCTCGTACCATGAATAATTTTGACTATGAAAAAGGAGAATGA
- a CDS encoding spore gernimation protein KB, which translates to MIGLAGGCCLFWIYHSLYSYYPEIPLTEYIQQILGSFLGKVLAFFYVLYFMYIAARVLRDFGEMLIIVFYPQTPLFIMNVLMVLVVVYTISKGIEVIARTGELLFIIMMLIGISGTVLIIISGLIEISNLEPMLEEGIKPVIKTAFTQTLFFPFGEVIVFAMVLPYLNQKSKAMKTGLLGLGLSGLIIALIMAMNISVLGVNLISRSHFPLLSTIQTIEFAGFLQRLDITFMLSTVIGGFFKISMYFYASMVGTANLFNIKNSAQLAYPLGLLLLVLSITIASNFSEHVYEGLQIVPLYVHLPFQVIIPVLLLSIVFFKNRNKQRKRIRN; encoded by the coding sequence TTGATTGGACTGGCAGGAGGCTGTTGTTTATTTTGGATTTATCATAGCCTTTATTCATATTATCCGGAAATTCCGCTTACTGAATATATACAGCAAATATTAGGGAGTTTTTTAGGAAAGGTTTTGGCCTTTTTTTATGTTCTTTATTTTATGTATATTGCAGCGAGAGTCCTAAGGGATTTTGGAGAAATGCTAATCATTGTTTTCTATCCGCAAACACCATTGTTTATCATGAATGTACTGATGGTATTAGTGGTTGTGTATACAATTAGTAAAGGAATTGAGGTTATTGCGCGAACAGGAGAACTACTATTTATAATCATGATGTTGATTGGCATAAGTGGCACCGTTTTAATTATTATTTCTGGCCTTATTGAAATATCTAACCTAGAACCAATGCTCGAAGAAGGAATAAAGCCTGTTATAAAAACGGCATTTACCCAAACCCTATTTTTCCCATTTGGTGAAGTCATTGTATTTGCCATGGTATTGCCCTATTTGAACCAAAAATCAAAGGCGATGAAAACCGGTTTACTTGGACTAGGTCTGAGTGGACTGATCATAGCGCTAATTATGGCTATGAACATCAGTGTACTCGGTGTAAACCTCATTTCACGATCACATTTCCCCCTACTTTCAACCATACAAACCATTGAATTTGCAGGTTTTTTACAACGGCTAGATATTACATTTATGCTATCGACGGTAATCGGAGGTTTCTTTAAAATCAGTATGTATTTCTATGCTTCGATGGTAGGCACTGCAAATTTATTCAATATAAAAAATTCAGCTCAGTTGGCGTATCCATTGGGGTTGCTCCTGTTAGTTTTATCTATAACCATTGCCAGCAATTTTTCTGAACATGTTTATGAAGGATTACAGATTGTCCCATTGTATGTGCATCTTCCTTTTCAAGTGATTATTCCTGTTCTTCTTCTTAGTATTGTTTTTTTTAAGAACAGGAATAAGCAACGCAAACGTATTCGTAATTAA
- a CDS encoding sporulation protein Spo0E, giving the protein MRFLILKLILKLRIETKRKHLYKKANDLGFTHPEVVNCSQKLDELLNKYSDSA; this is encoded by the coding sequence ATGAGATTTTTAATATTAAAATTAATATTAAAACTTAGAATTGAAACAAAACGAAAACATTTGTATAAAAAAGCGAACGATTTAGGGTTCACACATCCAGAAGTAGTAAATTGCAGTCAAAAATTAGATGAGTTACTAAATAAATATTCTGATTCTGCATAG
- a CDS encoding glyoxalase, translating into MKNLLLESHCIFPTSDIIKTAEFYEQKMGFKAVRYLDATEPHICLYRDTTEIILTKTNGQKVIPNRDLYGYGYDAYFITKNQENLQKEFINSNVKIVRLLNNTDYNNKEFVIEDIDGRWIAFGIKVD; encoded by the coding sequence ATGAAAAATCTTTTATTAGAGTCACACTGTATATTTCCGACATCGGATATAATAAAAACTGCTGAATTTTATGAACAAAAAATGGGATTTAAGGCTGTACGATATTTAGACGCAACTGAACCCCATATATGTTTGTATCGTGATACAACAGAAATTATCTTAACTAAAACTAACGGACAAAAAGTAATTCCCAATAGGGATTTATATGGCTACGGGTACGATGCTTACTTTATTACAAAAAATCAAGAGAATCTTCAAAAAGAGTTTATTAATTCTAATGTGAAAATAGTCCGTTTATTAAATAATACCGATTACAACAATAAAGAATTTGTAATTGAAGATATAGATGGAAGATGGATAGCATTTGGCATTAAAGTAGATTAA
- a CDS encoding GCN5 family acetyltransferase gives MIELRKITLENRRAIFNLEVSEEQRRFVASNLSSIASCYVLATNGGHPFPFAIYADGQPVGFVMLTYGITGYELPSIADDSYCILRLMIDKQYQNMGFGREAMKAILEFIRTFPAGPARYCWIPYGSDNLTAKMLYESFGFRDNGEICDNEPITVLRL, from the coding sequence ATGATTGAACTTAGAAAAATCACGTTGGAAAACCGACGTGCTATATTTAACTTGGAAGTTTCAGAAGAACAACGACGCTTTGTTGCGTCTAATCTTTCCAGCATAGCTTCTTGCTATGTTCTTGCTACCAATGGCGGACACCCTTTTCCATTTGCTATATATGCAGATGGGCAGCCAGTCGGGTTTGTGATGCTGACATATGGAATTACTGGATACGAGCTGCCTTCGATTGCTGATGACAGCTATTGTATCTTACGACTGATGATTGACAAGCAATACCAGAACATGGGCTTTGGTCGAGAAGCCATGAAAGCAATCTTGGAATTTATACGTACCTTTCCAGCTGGACCTGCACGTTATTGTTGGATTCCATATGGGAGTGATAATCTCACTGCCAAAATGCTTTATGAAAGCTTTGGATTCCGTGACAACGGCGAAATTTGCGACAATGAGCCAATAACTGTATTACGACTTTAA
- a CDS encoding amino acid oxidase — protein sequence MRLNKILSIISILFLLNLSACSKEEVKYDGEPLKIAVIGDIPELNNKKISFEKISLDELSEDTVQISTNFDAVMITPLMFEEASNDRFVEVYNNSKIPYIFFDSEKRNLPFTKVGYTYETARWESLENGSHTTIYLSDKDANREDVWYFYLNDEKELEVLYKEIFEKVKML from the coding sequence ATGAGATTAAATAAGATTTTAAGTATTATATCTATTTTATTCTTACTAAATCTAAGCGCATGTTCAAAAGAAGAAGTTAAATATGATGGAGAACCTTTAAAAATCGCTGTAATTGGTGATATTCCTGAACTAAATAATAAAAAAATTAGTTTTGAAAAAATTTCATTAGATGAACTTAGCGAAGATACAGTACAGATTTCAACAAATTTTGATGCAGTTATGATAACACCATTGATGTTTGAAGAAGCTTCTAATGATCGATTTGTTGAAGTTTATAATAACTCTAAAATCCCCTATATCTTTTTTGATTCCGAAAAAAGGAATCTTCCATTTACAAAAGTAGGATATACATACGAAACAGCCAGGTGGGAATCATTAGAAAACGGTTCACATACGACAATTTATTTATCCGATAAAGATGCCAATAGAGAAGATGTTTGGTATTTCTATTTAAATGATGAAAAAGAGTTAGAAGTTCTTTACAAAGAGATTTTTGAAAAGGTTAAAATGTTATAA
- a CDS encoding group-specific protein → MKFYIASSFTNKDKVRYVSGKLKSNGYLHTYDWTINERAASLTDLREIGQQEKAAIIDADFIVVILPAGKGSHIELGIALGHGKKIYLYSPNEEVNNFETTSTFYHLPEVEIVIGTIDDLINILITR, encoded by the coding sequence ATGAAATTTTATATTGCATCAAGTTTTACGAATAAGGATAAGGTTAGATATGTTAGTGGAAAATTAAAGAGTAATGGATACCTACATACATATGATTGGACAATAAATGAAAGAGCTGCCTCATTAACTGACTTAAGAGAAATAGGTCAACAAGAGAAGGCGGCTATAATTGATGCTGATTTTATAGTAGTCATACTGCCTGCTGGAAAGGGAAGCCACATAGAACTTGGGATAGCGCTTGGACATGGCAAAAAAATTTATCTTTACTCACCGAATGAAGAAGTAAATAATTTTGAAACTACAAGTACATTTTATCATTTACCTGAAGTGGAGATAGTTATTGGAACTATAGATGATTTAATAAATATATTAATAACAAGGTAA
- a CDS encoding methyltransferase, which produces MLVKNNEDLYELLDSLLREPTEFWNTFYKDKEKNVPFFCDRPDEHLVKYIERQIIKPRKVLEIGCGNGRNAIYLAQKGCTVTAVDLSQRAIDWAKEQADVNNVNIQFVCENIFNLNLELQEFDYIYDSGCFHHLSPHRRVSYIQFINKYLKNNGYFSISAFKENGKYGGSSLSDKQYYMDRTLYGGLGYSKEKLQILFSEFQEIEIRDMQHNNLNRDEFGLEDFIVCIFKKV; this is translated from the coding sequence ATGTTAGTTAAAAATAATGAGGATTTATATGAATTACTAGATTCTTTGTTGAGAGAGCCAACAGAATTTTGGAATACATTTTATAAAGATAAAGAAAAAAATGTCCCATTTTTTTGTGATAGACCTGACGAACATTTGGTTAAATATATTGAAAGACAAATTATTAAGCCCCGTAAGGTACTTGAAATTGGCTGTGGGAATGGGCGAAACGCTATTTATTTAGCTCAAAAAGGTTGTACTGTAACCGCTGTAGATTTATCACAACGAGCAATTGATTGGGCAAAAGAGCAAGCAGATGTCAATAATGTAAACATTCAATTTGTTTGTGAGAATATCTTTAATTTAAATCTGGAATTACAAGAGTTTGATTACATATATGATTCCGGTTGTTTTCATCACCTATCCCCACATCGTAGAGTATCTTACATTCAATTTATCAACAAATATTTAAAGAATAATGGTTATTTTTCAATTAGTGCATTTAAAGAAAACGGAAAGTACGGTGGATCATCGCTATCCGATAAACAATATTATATGGATCGAACTTTATACGGTGGTTTGGGATATTCCAAAGAAAAGTTACAGATCCTTTTTTCGGAATTCCAAGAAATTGAGATACGTGATATGCAGCACAATAATTTAAATCGAGATGAATTTGGTCTTGAGGATTTTATTGTATGCATTTTTAAAAAAGTATAA
- a CDS encoding tunicamycin resistance protein, which yields MIIMINGAFGVGKTTIANKLLNEIENSMLYDPEEIGYMLRNVIPIDIKRTESATGDFQDLDLWKEVTVDMGKKLITKYEINLIVPMTIRKIEYFHYIYKGFKSIDEQTYHCCLNASKETIYERLRERGEEEGNWCFQQTDKCLAAYNQYDFGEYIDTEKNSIDEIIQHIKGKLNLL from the coding sequence TTGATTATAATGATAAATGGAGCATTTGGTGTAGGAAAAACTACAATTGCAAATAAGCTCCTGAACGAAATTGAAAATAGTATGTTATATGATCCTGAAGAAATAGGCTATATGTTAAGAAATGTTATTCCGATTGATATAAAAAGGACAGAATCCGCTACAGGAGACTTTCAAGATTTAGATTTATGGAAAGAGGTAACGGTTGATATGGGAAAGAAGTTGATTACTAAATATGAAATCAATTTAATCGTGCCAATGACGATCAGGAAAATAGAATACTTTCACTATATTTACAAAGGATTTAAAAGTATTGATGAACAAACCTATCATTGTTGTCTAAATGCAAGTAAAGAGACAATATACGAAAGGTTAAGAGAACGTGGAGAGGAAGAAGGCAACTGGTGTTTTCAACAAACCGATAAATGCTTAGCTGCCTACAATCAATACGATTTTGGAGAGTATATAGATACTGAAAAAAATAGTATCGATGAAATTATTCAACATATAAAAGGAAAGTTAAATCTTCTTTAA
- a CDS encoding aminoglycoside phosphotransferase APH(3'), which translates to MLPIRIEEIPREIQEYLNKINSISFPRQGHSSNVGLIENNQEIYALKRTKGELNCALLNREVTVLNCLTQKTKLPIPKVKSFVEQVSEKESWALIEFLEGETVRAALYNEKSKGKRHEIIYNFGNILRQIHSTPCPSELISERPWLDEKLCQAGLNLKKYTVDGTGELLGKIKSFKPKEYNQTLIHGDFTIDNVLVSNGVITGVIDWGGGAYGDPRFDVALAIRPKPNAFEDEIDKQIFFEGYGDKIINDNEYDYFVKGLYEFF; encoded by the coding sequence TTGCTGCCAATTCGAATTGAAGAGATTCCAAGAGAAATACAGGAATACCTTAACAAGATTAATTCCATAAGTTTCCCGCGACAAGGACATAGTTCCAATGTTGGTTTAATTGAAAATAATCAAGAGATCTATGCACTCAAGAGGACAAAGGGAGAGTTAAATTGTGCTTTACTAAATCGAGAGGTGACAGTACTTAACTGTTTGACTCAAAAAACAAAATTACCTATCCCAAAGGTGAAGAGTTTCGTTGAACAAGTATCCGAAAAGGAATCTTGGGCTCTTATTGAGTTTCTAGAAGGGGAAACTGTTAGAGCCGCTTTATATAACGAAAAAAGTAAAGGAAAACGACACGAAATAATATATAACTTTGGTAATATTTTGCGGCAAATTCATTCAACACCTTGTCCTTCTGAACTAATAAGTGAACGCCCTTGGCTAGATGAGAAGCTGTGCCAGGCAGGACTTAATTTAAAAAAATATACTGTGGACGGTACTGGAGAATTATTGGGAAAAATTAAATCTTTTAAACCGAAAGAATACAATCAAACACTCATACACGGAGATTTTACGATTGATAATGTTTTAGTCAGCAACGGAGTAATTACAGGCGTAATAGACTGGGGTGGTGGTGCATACGGAGACCCAAGATTTGACGTAGCATTAGCTATTCGCCCTAAACCCAATGCCTTTGAGGATGAAATAGATAAACAAATATTCTTTGAAGGGTATGGGGACAAAATCATTAATGATAATGAGTACGATTATTTTGTAAAAGGGTTATACGAGTTCTTTTAA